The DNA sequence CGTCGGCGCCGCCGGTCAGCCCGGCGACGGTGTCGTGGACGCTGTCGCGCGCCGTCAGGATGATCACCGGGACGGCGCTGCCGGCGGCCCGCAGCCTGCGCAGGACCTCGAACCCGTCCATCCCGGGCAGCCCGATGTCGAGCACGAGCAGGTCGAACTCCCCGGTGACGGCGTGGTCGTGCACCCCGGGGCCGTCGGCGACGACCGTGACCTCGAACCCGGCCCCGACCAGTCCCTTCTTCACGAACGACGCGATGCGCGGCTCGTCCTCGGCCACCAGGATCCGGCTGCTCACGTCTCGCTCCTCGGGAGGTCCAGCGTGAAGGTCGCCCCGTGGCCCGGCGTGCTCTCGAGCAGGACACGGCCACCGTGCGTCGTCGCGATGGCCTCGACGATGGACAGCCCGAGGCCGGCGCCGTCGGAGCGGGGGGCGCCGTCGCCGCGCGCGAAGCGCCGGAACACCCGGTGCCGGTCGTCCGCCGCGACACCCGGGCCGCTGTCGGCCACCCAGATCCGCAGCCGGTCGTCGACGGCCTCGGAGCCGAGCGCGATCCGGCCGCCGACGCCGGTGAACCGGGTCGCGTTGTCGGCCAGCGCGACGACGGCCTGGGTGATCCGCTGCGGGTCCATCCGGCACCGCACCGCGGCGACGGCCTCCAGCCGCCAGTCCCGGTCGGCGAGACCGGTCAGCTTCTCGAACAGCTCCCGGGTCAGCGTCGCCACGTCGACGGTCTCGGTCCGCAGCAGCGACGGCTGCTCGGCCCGGGTCAGCGAGAGCATCTCCGAGACCAGCCGGTTCATGCGCTCCAGCTCGTCGTCGACCAGGGCGACGGTCTCGGCGACGTCGTCGGGGTCGTGCGGGTCGAGCACCCCGAGATGCCCGCGGACGATCGTGATCGGGGTGCGCAGCTCGTGCCCGGCATCGTCGACGAAGCGCCGCTGGGACACCATCCCGCTCTGCACCCGGTCGAGCATGGCGTTCAGCGTGGTGGCGAGCTCGGCGATCTCGTCGCGGGCCCGCGCGCGCTGCGGCACCCGGCGCGACAGGTCCCGGCCGGTGATCGTGCGGGCGGTCGCGGCGACGTCGCGCAGCGGCCGCAGGATCCGCCCGGCCACCAGCCACGCCCCGACCGCGGACAGCAGCGCCGTCCCGAACCCGACCAGCCCCATGAGCCGCGCCGCCTGGTGGGCGACCTCGTGCTCCCGCTCGGTGAAGTAGCCGATCACGATGACGCCGCGCTGCGGGTCGCCGACGAGCCCGACCGGCAGCGCCGACCACCGCACCTCGCCGGCCGTGCTGGGGTACGAGCCGCGGGTGGGCCGGCGGACGTCGGCGACCAGCGCGGCGAACCCCGGGTCCTCGCGCAGCAGCACACGCGGGCTGGTTCTGCGGGACTCCCAGCGGAACCGGCCGTCGAGGTAGCCGAGGAACTTCTCGTTGGGCCGCGCGACGTTGGCGGCGATCACCGACCGCAGGATCTCGTCGACCGACCCGTAGGGCTCGCCGGTCGTCGGGTTGACCCCGGTCTTGGTGACGCGCGCGAACTCGGCGATCTCGGAGTTCAGCGCCCCGTCGATCCGGCGGTCCGCCTGCTCGATCAGCAGCAGCCAGGTCACCAGGGTGACGACGCCGAGCGAGGCCAGCACGAGCAGCAGGACCCACCCGACGATGCGGGTGCGGGCCGCGGTCGCCCGTCCTGCGCGGCGGGTGTCGGGGCCGGGCCCGACGGCCTCGGTCGCGATGATCGCCTCCAGTTCGTCCGTGCCGGTGACCATGATCCCGTACCCGCTGCGGGACGGGCGCACCGTGGGCAGCGCTCTCGTGCCGACACCCGCACGGATGAACACCGTCGGTCGTCGATGTAGCTCCGTTGGGAGTAAGGCATGCTCCGTCGCACAGCGCACAGGTGACACACAGACATCGTCGAAACGGCTCCCACAACCCGGACGGCCGAGCGCCACACCCGTCCGGGCCGAGCTTCGACGACCGGGACCGAGAGGACGTCGTGCGCCTGCCCTGGACCGGCCCCCGGACACCGGTGACCGATTCCCGCCAGTGACGACGGCCGCCCAGTGGCATCGTCGGTGCCGTGCTGCTCGACCACGACTCCTGCTACCGCGCCGTCGCCGCCAGGGACGCGCGGTTCGACGGCCAGTTCGTCACGGCCGTGCGCACCACCGGCATCTACTGCCGTCCGTCCTGCCCGGTACCGCCCCCGCGCTCGCGCAACGTCGAGTTCCTGCGGACCGCGGCCGCCGCGCAGACCGCGGGCTACCGGGCCTGCCGGCGGTGCCTGCCCGACGCCGTCCCCGGCTCGCCGGAGTGGAACCTGCGTGCCGACGCCGCGGGGCGGGCCATGCGCCTGATCGCCGACGGCGTCGTCGAGCGCGACGGGGTCCCCGGGCTCGCGTCGCGGCTGGGCTACTCGCCCCGCCAGCTCGGCCGGATCCTCACCTCCGAGGTGGGTGCCGGGCCGCTGGCCCTGGCCCGCGCGCAGCGCGCGCACACCGCCCGCATCCTGGTCGAGACCACCCCGCTCGGGCTGGCCGACGTCGCGTTCGCCGCCGGGTTCGGCAGCGTCCGGCAGTTCAACGACACCGTCCGCGCCGTCTACGGCGTCCCGCCGTCCCAGCTGCGCGCCGAGGCCGCACGCCGCACGCGCAACCGCGAGCCCGGCCCGCCCGGGGCACTCGTGCTGCGGCTGCCCTACCGGTCCCCGTTCGACCCGCACGGTCTGCTCGACCACCTCGCGGCCCGCGCGGTCGACGGTGTCGAGACAGTCGGCGGCGGCACCTACCGCCGCACGCTGCGGCTGCCGCACGGACCGGCCGCCGTCGCGCTGGACCTGACCGCGCGGCCCGGGGCCGTGGTGGCGACGCTGCGGGCGTCCGACCCGCGGGACGTCGGGCCCGCAGTGTCCCGGCTGCGCCGGCTGCTCGACCTCGACGCCGACCCGCTCGCCGTCGACGCCGTGCTGGGTGCCGACGACGCACTCGCCCCCCTGGTCGCCGCGACGCCCGGGATCCGGCTGGCGGGCACCGTCGACCCCGCCGAGACGGCGGTCCGCACGGTGCTGGGCCAGCAGGTGTCGGTCGCCGCCGCCCGCACCGCCGCGGCCCGGCTCGCGGCCACGCACGGGACGCCGCTGCCCGCGGAGCTGTGCGACGACGACGGGCCGCACCTGCTGTTCCCCGCGCCGGGGGCCCTCGTCGACGCCGACCTCGCGGGCCCGGCCCGACGGGCGTCGTCGCTGCGCGGGCTGTGTGCCGCGCTCGCCGACGGCACGCTCGCCCTCGACCCCGGGCGCGACCCGGACGACCTGCGCGCCGAGCTGTGCGCGCTGCCCGGGATCGGCCCCTGGAGCGCCGGCTACCTGGCCATGCGTGTCCTGGGCGACCCCGACGAGCTGCTCGCCTCCGACCTCGCGGTGCGCCGCGGCGCCGAGGCGCTCGGACTGCCCGGCGACGGGGCCGCGCTCACCGCGCGCGCCCGCGCCTGGGCCCCCTGGCGGTCCTACGCCGCCACCCATCTCTGGCGG is a window from the Pseudonocardia sp. HH130629-09 genome containing:
- a CDS encoding sensor histidine kinase encodes the protein MVTGTDELEAIIATEAVGPGPDTRRAGRATAARTRIVGWVLLLVLASLGVVTLVTWLLLIEQADRRIDGALNSEIAEFARVTKTGVNPTTGEPYGSVDEILRSVIAANVARPNEKFLGYLDGRFRWESRRTSPRVLLREDPGFAALVADVRRPTRGSYPSTAGEVRWSALPVGLVGDPQRGVIVIGYFTEREHEVAHQAARLMGLVGFGTALLSAVGAWLVAGRILRPLRDVAATARTITGRDLSRRVPQRARARDEIAELATTLNAMLDRVQSGMVSQRRFVDDAGHELRTPITIVRGHLGVLDPHDPDDVAETVALVDDELERMNRLVSEMLSLTRAEQPSLLRTETVDVATLTRELFEKLTGLADRDWRLEAVAAVRCRMDPQRITQAVVALADNATRFTGVGGRIALGSEAVDDRLRIWVADSGPGVAADDRHRVFRRFARGDGAPRSDGAGLGLSIVEAIATTHGGRVLLESTPGHGATFTLDLPRSET
- a CDS encoding DNA-3-methyladenine glycosylase 2 family protein is translated as MLLDHDSCYRAVAARDARFDGQFVTAVRTTGIYCRPSCPVPPPRSRNVEFLRTAAAAQTAGYRACRRCLPDAVPGSPEWNLRADAAGRAMRLIADGVVERDGVPGLASRLGYSPRQLGRILTSEVGAGPLALARAQRAHTARILVETTPLGLADVAFAAGFGSVRQFNDTVRAVYGVPPSQLRAEAARRTRNREPGPPGALVLRLPYRSPFDPHGLLDHLAARAVDGVETVGGGTYRRTLRLPHGPAAVALDLTARPGAVVATLRASDPRDVGPAVSRLRRLLDLDADPLAVDAVLGADDALAPLVAATPGIRLAGTVDPAETAVRTVLGQQVSVAAARTAAARLAATHGTPLPAELCDDDGPHLLFPAPGALVDADLAGPARRASSLRGLCAALADGTLALDPGRDPDDLRAELCALPGIGPWSAGYLAMRVLGDPDELLASDLAVRRGAEALGLPGDGAALTARARAWAPWRSYAATHLWRAATSTTTTTTTTTTARRSA